The DNA segment ctgagtttgtggtcgtggccgtcgaaaccatggtccaggatccacatagactttgcaggtcccttcctggggaagatgtttttagttgtggtggatgcatatttgaagtgaatagagtgtataatcatgacaTCCAGCACATCCAGAGCTAACATTGAGAatttcagtgtcatgttcacgacacatggtctgcctgacattattgttagcgacaacggatcgtgcttcaccagtcaggagtttcaagagttcatgaaactcaatgatatcaaacatcaAGGTCAGCACCAttgaaacctgcatctaatgggcaagcaaaacgtgctgtccaaatcataaagcagagtatgaagtgagtaacccaagggtcactgcagacccgcctgtcatgcatactgtttagttgcaggacaagaccacacacgcttaccggagtctcgcctgctgaactaatgatgaagagaggtcttaagaccaagctatctcttgtatacactgacttgaataatcatgttgaatatagaagacaaactcagcaagggtatcacaatcgcgcagctgtgtcacacgataattctgtaaatgatcctgtatatgttatgaattatggtcagggttccaagtggatcactgggactgtcatggccaaggaggacaacagagtatttattgtcaagctcaaaaatgggcaaacatgcaggaaacatatggatcagacaaagctgcggcacacagacgaaccagaatagtcggaggaagagacaatcaacgaccaaccaacctacccccagttatcagaggactcagtggtgaccagtgaattgggactttcaatccctgacatggccattgccactcccaccaggtcagccacccaaccaccagtcacaacagactctgaacactcacccaaggctggagttgaactgagacctgtcaacccaggagcataaaacaccggaccgtctcaatttgtaaaagactgtgttaatatctcagagtggggttttgtcatgtatgtacttttgggatcactagccactagatggcgtcactgttggaggccattgggctgcacgcacgtgtgtgcagcccaagtataaaaaaaaggccagccattttgtatatgagtcactttgggccttaataaagctgagccaaggtcatacctcttggagttaaacagtactcagtctaacagttattgcatacacaacattatgttcttatgtttttgatCCAGTGCCCATCACAGCCGTGAAAGAACATCACAGACGGCAAGCCAGAAGTATTTTAAACCTGGTGGGAATGATTCGGTGTAGCACAAGCCGCTCTATTTCCTACCTCATGTACGGTTGTTACTGCGGAATCGGAGGGAAAGGCTGGCCACGGGATGACACAGATTGGTAAGGGAGGCTTCTGTACTTTTTTAATGGCTGCAGTTGCTAGGAGTCAGGAATGTTTTTCTTGGGTGCAGTCATAAAGTCCACCCACTAGGTCACTTGTTACATACTTGCCTAACCAGTGGCTGCTCCCATATGGTCCGCACCTACAAGATCAATAGTGCTTGCAAACATCTATTTACCACCAGACTCCCAGGAACGAGATTGCTTTCCCCAGTCCTCATTTTCTGATCGAGATGTGTAAAAGGCAACAGAAAAGTTAGCTGTAATAATTTAACAATTTGATCTACATTCTTAGAAAAAATACATTCCTGTTTATCCTGTCCCCCCTCCCAGAGATCAGTTGCTCCTTAAAGgcctgggggtaattttaacttttatcgCCGGGAAAATTGTAAAAAAATTATCCTGGTGTGTGCTTCTTTCTTAAAATGAAATTTTTGAAATGTTCGAAGCCTGCCTACTGATAGTGATAACAAATTAATTTAAATGAAGAGCTTATCACACCGACTGAGAACACAGAGCCTGCCTTAATTCTGTAGGATGGAAGGATTCACCCGCCCAACTGAAAATTAACCCCCAAACCATTCCTATAAATAAAAAGACCACTTATAAACTTCCCTTATAGTCTCGCAAGTGAAATCACTGCCTTGTGCACAATTGAATGCTGAGTTCAGGCAATCTCGGCCAGGACAGCAATGGGTCTGCCACAAGAGGCCTTGGTGCCCCTGGGTTAGGAAGAGCAGCATTGAGACAGGATTTCTGTTATTGATGACTCTCCAGTAacatctgcatgtgtgtgtgtggctgcTGGGCTCAGCTACGATGGCCAAAAACTCTGCTGATACTCACTGTCTCGATGCACACATGGACAATGGTCAGTTGAGTGAGGTAGCagaggcacctcgagtctcgtcgccgagagcatgcagaaaccaagcgcagacaacggaaggagcgtgcggcaaaccagactccttcaacgcctgtctgtcccacctgtgacagagactgtaatttcagtattggactgtacagtcacctgagaactcacttttaaagtggaagcaaatcttcctcgatttcaagggacttccTTGGTGATAATGATGACCCATAGAATTGTACCCCTGGCACGAGTCAGTGCTTCCAGAAGAAgaatgggggggggcgggaatTGGTGGGTAAGAAAAATGTCACTTATCACTTGCTTCTATGGCAGACACTGGCATCCATGGAAGGAAATCTTTTGTTGAGACACTGACCGCACATTGTGTCCCTCCACACACTCACATTAGACTTATTTTCCTCGTTCATTTATTCCTTCTTTTTACTTAAGGTGCTGCCATGCTCACGACTGCTGTTATGGGAGAGCAGAGTCAGCCGGTTGTCATCCCAAGTCAGACCATTATAACTGGGTTTGCAGATACAAGATTCCTAAATGTGGTGAGTATTTCAAGAGGTAACTCTTAAAGGGGCAGAGTACCTCGGAAGGTAATAAACACCAAGGGGTCGATTTTAGTAGAAGGCGGGATTGGGACCGGTGCTTGAGGGGCCCGAAGTGAGCGGTGAACCCGGAAATCGGGAACTAAGCAAGACCCAGCCGATTTTACCAGCCAGGCCTCACTTACATGGAGATTGTCGGCTTTCCATCCAAAACCACtgcctctggtacctcacccaaccGCCCAGCCGGTGTGAGTGTGATTTCTGGCAGTAGGAGTCCATTGCCGGGGACTCGCTGGAGCAGTCCCCAAAAGTAAGATAGGTTGATCAGGGAACGGGGGAGGGATGTCCGGTGCAGGGGAGGGCTCCAAGGTTCCTTGAGGGGCCcagaggagcactttgcccctcctgacccacaaggaaaTGTAAAGAAATTTACCTTTCTTACACAGTCTCTCTTGGCCTTTGATCCAGCAGGTTTGACCTTGTGGAGAAGCCATCactgttcccccccccgccccactcaggCATCTGGCTAATGTTGGAGTCAGGCCCTGATGACATCATCGGAAGCCATCTGCAATTTTAAAATTAAGATGACCATCAACAAACACGACCAGTATATATAGATTTAGTTTAATGAATAGCGCAGTGTTAAAATATGTGTCTTGATACTAGATCAATAGTTGGATATTTCACTCCAAGTATTGAGAGTGGTCCTGGGCTTACCAATGTTAAAACACAACAGGTTGGATTTTCAGTTTTCAGCTGCCCCTCTTAGGGCCcctgaggggtggcaatggcggtggaAAGCACTTGCGCCCGGATGGCCAGCTTCAGCACCCCCCCGGGACATTAGATGCTGGTATTGACGGAGCGCGGaagtggcgagccagtgtgcaacgccactggttACAACACCAGCTTGATTTTTGTTTGCCGCCCGACCCTTAGCGCTCCGTAGTGCGccatgctgggaccgcctgtgaaggcTGGcattccgagctgtagcggctgcagtgagataagtaatgtcgacctcagataagtgtttttaaaattttcttttgtgatttatgttgtggtgacgtgagctatgtattgggaacgtTTTTGTTGGGTTTTTTCAGGTTTCCCCCTCAGGCCTCTGTTAtgatgctccgaggccggctgtttaactctggattttcagttgctcagccggcctagcgtcctAAAATAGGTgtccaacgcctcccttagcgccccgctccaaactccgggcccagctgatgaattttgccacGGCAGACGCAAGCCATTTGCCAGCTCAAAATTTACAGCTCCGTcagggacaccgccccaactgaggcaggCCCGAATTTCTCCTCTGACCTGTTTCAACTTGTTTTTTCCTCTTTTGGAGAGAAGCCACAATGGTTGTAACAACAATCTGTGCCTCAGAGTGTTTGTCCTGCGCAACAACCATTGCTAGTATTTGAGAATGTTATATTTTCTAATCAATCTTAGTCAAATCAAGTCAAAATAATTGAAATATTTCAGAAATATGGTGCTGCTTTTAGGAAATTGAAACTTCCTTCCAGGTTTCAAACACATCAGATGTAAGATCAATGTTGGCAAAAAACAATCTACTTTAGAATTAAAGGGGGAGCAATAATGTATTTGAGGGAGAGGAATGATGGAATACTTTCAATCTAAAGTCGAATGGGAATCAACTCCCTTTCCAGTCCCTGAGACTGATCTCACAGCTTGAAAGTTATTAGAAAATGAGGTGCCCAGCGGCACAGTTTGAACATCAAGATAAAACAATATACAAAACTCACAATTGTTTTGGTTCATTGAGTTTGTTATAAAGAACATGATGAGTAGTGAAAAGGGCATTCAGTACTCCAAGGGAAAGCATCATGTCTGTTAACAGATACCAGGGATGATGTACTCTAATGAGCACCACAAACTATTTGGAAGTAATTGCTGAGAATTCCTCATTGTTTAACTAATGTGATTTATTTCCAAAAACACTTTCATCCCAAATGCTTAGGGTTAGAAATTGCCCCTCACCCAGATTGGGGGTGGGAACCTTCCAAGGGCCGGCACTTCCTACCCCCGATGTGGAATTGGGCCGtaagcccctcaaaggaagcggagcactgtcTTCGGTGCTCCGCTTCTTTTGAGGGGTGTTCCCGGGGCGATAGCGCGGTGCTGACATACTACAACGCCCATCCCcttccattaaaagggagggccgctgtgcacactgcaggccctttggtgactgccactgggccaccagggacacgatTAACCGGGCCAGaaccccggcacccaa comes from the Pristiophorus japonicus isolate sPriJap1 chromosome 15, sPriJap1.hap1, whole genome shotgun sequence genome and includes:
- the pla2g10 gene encoding group 10 secretory phospholipase A2 isoform X1, which produces MHVQHSFMHSHLFSTNVYFLIKLQGFLMPITAVKEHHRRQARSILNLVGMIRCSTSRSISYLMYGCYCGIGGKGWPRDDTDWCCHAHDCCYGRAESAGCHPKSDHYNWVCRYKIPKCGYVYNNCERMICECDVQFSNCLKTAAYNTKNALWPNFMCGKKRPHCNYY
- the pla2g10 gene encoding group 10 secretory phospholipase A2 isoform X2, with the translated sequence MESLLLGLFLLLSVPITAVKEHHRRQARSILNLVGMIRCSTSRSISYLMYGCYCGIGGKGWPRDDTDWCCHAHDCCYGRAESAGCHPKSDHYNWVCRYKIPKCGYVYNNCERMICECDVQFSNCLKTAAYNTKNALWPNFMCGKKRPHCNYY